Below is a genomic region from Streptomyces sp. NBC_00461.
AAGGGCGCTACAGCCACACAGCCCGACAGAAGTGCAGCACCCGTAAGACCGGCAACACCCGCCAGTCGATCAAGTCCGGTAACAATCGAGCACCACCTGCACCACCTGCACCAACTAGATCACTCGACCCAGTGAACAGCAGCAGCGATCCGGCGAAGAGGAGCGGTACGTGAGCGAGAGCAGTGCGGAGGCCGCCCTGGTCGTCGCCACCGCCACCGAGGCGGCCGGGAACTGGCGCAGGGCCACCGGCATCGCGGGCGCCGCGATAGGCGTGGTCGCCGCGGGTGCGGCGGCGGGCGTCGCCCTGGAGCGGCTCACCGTCGGCCGCGGCATGCGCAAGAAGGCCCGGCTGGCCCTCGACTCCACGGGACCGTACGGCTCGCTGCGCGGCACCCCCGGCAAGGCGACGGCCGACGACGGCACCGAGCTGTACTACGAGGTCGACGACGTCGATCCCGAGGCCGTGCCCCCGCTCAGCCCACGCCGGCGACGGCTGTTCGGGCGCAAGGCGCCCGCTCCCGTCACCGTCGTCTTCAGCCACGGCTACTGCCTCAGCCAGGACTCCTGGCACTTCCAGCGCGCGGCCCTGCGCGGCGTGGTGCGGACCGTGCACTGGGACCAGCGCAGCCACGGGCGGTCCGGGCGGGGCATAGAGCAGGTGCAGGACGATGTGCCGGTCAGCATCGACCAGCTGGGGCGCGACCTGAAGGCCGTCATCGACGCGGCCGCTCCACAGGGACCGATCGTGCTCGTCGGGCACTCCATGGGCGGCATGACCGTGATGGCGCTGGCCGACCACTACCCCGAGCTGATCCGTGACCGGGTGGTCGCGGTCGCCCTCGTCGGTACGTCGGCCGGGCGGCTCGGCGAGGTCAACTTCGGCCTGCCCGTCGCCGGCGTCAACGCGGTGCGTCGGGTCCTGCCCGGAGTGCTGAAGGCGCTGGGGCAGCAGGCGGCACTGGTGGAGAAGGGGCGGCGGGCCACCGCCGACCTGTTCGCCGGGATCATCAAGCGGTACTCGTTCGCGTCACGGGACGTCGATCCGGCCATCGTGCGGTTCGCCGAGCGGATGATCGAGGGCACGCCGATCGACGTGGTCGCCGAGTTCTACCCGGCGTTCACGGAACACGACAAGACCACGGCGCTCGCGAGGTTCGCGGAACTGCCGGTGCTCGTGCTGGCCGGAATCGGCGACCTCGTCACGCCCAGCGAGCACAGCGAGGCCATCGCCGACCTGCTGCCGGACGCCGAACTGGTGCTGGTGCCGGACGCCGGGCACCTGGTGATGCTGGAACACCCGGAAGCGGTCACCGACCGGCTTGCCGACCTTCTCACCCGTGCGGGTGCCGTGCCGGCAGGGGCTACCGTGGGTGGCTATGGAAGCACCAGCAGCACCGCACAACCCGGTTGAGACCGAGCTGACCGTCACCTCCCCCGAGCAGATGCGGGACCTGGGCCGCCGCCTCGCCAAACTGCTGCGCGCCGGTGACCTCGTGATGCTCAACGGCGAGCTCGGTGCGGGCAAGACGACACTCACCCGCGGGCTCGGCGAGGGCCTCGGCGTCCGGGGCGCGGTCACGTCACCGACGTTCGTGATCGCCCGGGTGCATCCTTCGCTGGGCGACGGTCCGCCGCTCGTGCACGTCGACGCGTACCGCCTGGGCGGCGGGCTCGACGAGATGGAGGACCTCGACCTCGACGTCTCGCTGTCCGACTCGGTGATCGTCGTGGAGTGGGGCGAGGGCAAGGTCGAGGAGCTGACCGACGACCGCCTGCACGTCGTCATCCACCGGGCCGTCGGAGACACCACGGACGAGGTCCGGCACGTGCTGGTGAACGGGCTCGGGGAGCGCTGGGCGACGGTGGACCTGAGCGTGCTGACCGCCTGAGAACGCCCTGGGTCCGCACCATTGCGTGAACGTTCCGACAAGACGTCGGCAAGATATTGCCTTCGGTGTCTTGTGCGTGGTCACATGGTACCCAGTTCGTAGTTAGGTCTACCTAACTACGTCCGCCCCCGGGTCCTCAGGAGGCGTCCATGCCGGCCACCGAGAGCAACGAGCAGCAGCCGTACGCGGTCGTCGCCGGAGTGTCCATGCGTGATCTGCTGGCGTCGTGCGCCGCGGCGAACGCGATCTCGACCCCGCCGCGGCTGCCGGACCCCGAGGTGTCCGCACCGCCGGCCCGGCACAGAGAAGCCGCATAGCCAAGCGAAGGCCGCCGGGCTAGGGGATCACGGCGATCTGCGCGCCGATCGTCGCGAACTCCCACATCGCGTCGCCGTTCTCGCGGGACTCGCGGATGCCGCCCGTGCGCACGCCCGGGTCGGCCTGCTCCGGTGTGTCGTCGACCGCCGCGCTGAAGCCGACGGTCACCCCGTCCACGGCGGTGAAGCGCACGACGTGCTCGATCGGGGTGCCGTCGGTGCCGACGACGGAGTTCGAGCGGGAGGTGACCCGGTAGACGCCGGGGGCCGGGTCGACGTCGCCCGGGGTGACCGTGAAGCTGCGCGTGACCTCGTTGCGCGAGCCGACCAGCCAGACACGGTCGGCGGTCACCGAGTAGACGACCCGTTCCCCCACACCGGACCCGGTGGGCGGAACGCCGGGGTCCGCTCTGCCGCGGGGTGCCTTCGAGACGACCGTCGCCGGTGCGGCGCTCGCGTGCGGCGTGTCGAGGCCGGCCGGGACGGTCGCGGAGGCCTGGTAACCGAGGAAGCCGACCGCCGCCAGGGCGGCCGCGGTGAGCCCGAACACGAATCCGGAGCTGCTGCTTGGCACCGTCTCCCACCTGACCCATCGCGTCGTACCTCGTACTTGCGGCGACCGTAGCAGCCCGTACGTGCCCGACCGGGGCGGCCATGCTCGCGGCGCAGGAGCCGTACGCTGTTTGCGTGCTCTTGCTCGCTCTGGATACCGCAACCCCCGCCGTGACCGTCGCCCTGCACGACGGCACGGACGTCATCGCCTCGTCGAGCCAGGTGGACGCGCGCCGGCACGGAGAGCTGCTGCTGCCGGCCGTAGACCGGGTGCTCGCCGAGGCCGGCCTCAGGCTCGACGCCGTCACCGGCATCGTCGTGGGCATCGGACCCGGGCCCTACACAGGGCTGCGCGTCGGACTGATGACCGCGGACACCTTCGGGCTCGCGCTCGGTGTCCCCGTGCACGGCGTGTGCACGCTCGACGGTCTGGCGTACGCGTCCGACATCGGGAAAGGCCCCTTCGTGGTGGCGACCGACGCCCGCCGCAAGGAGGTCTACTGGGCGCGGTACGCGGACGCGCGCACGCGCACGACCGAACCGGCCGTGGACCGGCCCGCGGACATCGCCGACCAGGTGGCCGGACTGCCCGCCGTCGGCGCGGGCGCGCTCCTGTACCCGGACACCTTCCCGAACGTGCACGAGCCGGAGCATGTGTCGGCCGCGGCGCTCGCGTCTCTGGCCGCCGAGCGGCTGGACAAGGGCGAGGAACTTCCCGCGCCCCGGCCGCTGTACCTGCGCCGCCCGGACGCCCAGGTCCCCAAGAACTACAAGGTGGTCACCCCCAAGTGACCGAATCCGTGAC
It encodes:
- a CDS encoding alpha/beta fold hydrolase, whose amino-acid sequence is MSESSAEAALVVATATEAAGNWRRATGIAGAAIGVVAAGAAAGVALERLTVGRGMRKKARLALDSTGPYGSLRGTPGKATADDGTELYYEVDDVDPEAVPPLSPRRRRLFGRKAPAPVTVVFSHGYCLSQDSWHFQRAALRGVVRTVHWDQRSHGRSGRGIEQVQDDVPVSIDQLGRDLKAVIDAAAPQGPIVLVGHSMGGMTVMALADHYPELIRDRVVAVALVGTSAGRLGEVNFGLPVAGVNAVRRVLPGVLKALGQQAALVEKGRRATADLFAGIIKRYSFASRDVDPAIVRFAERMIEGTPIDVVAEFYPAFTEHDKTTALARFAELPVLVLAGIGDLVTPSEHSEAIADLLPDAELVLVPDAGHLVMLEHPEAVTDRLADLLTRAGAVPAGATVGGYGSTSSTAQPG
- the tsaE gene encoding tRNA (adenosine(37)-N6)-threonylcarbamoyltransferase complex ATPase subunit type 1 TsaE, which translates into the protein MEAPAAPHNPVETELTVTSPEQMRDLGRRLAKLLRAGDLVMLNGELGAGKTTLTRGLGEGLGVRGAVTSPTFVIARVHPSLGDGPPLVHVDAYRLGGGLDEMEDLDLDVSLSDSVIVVEWGEGKVEELTDDRLHVVIHRAVGDTTDEVRHVLVNGLGERWATVDLSVLTA
- the tsaB gene encoding tRNA (adenosine(37)-N6)-threonylcarbamoyltransferase complex dimerization subunit type 1 TsaB, with amino-acid sequence MLLLALDTATPAVTVALHDGTDVIASSSQVDARRHGELLLPAVDRVLAEAGLRLDAVTGIVVGIGPGPYTGLRVGLMTADTFGLALGVPVHGVCTLDGLAYASDIGKGPFVVATDARRKEVYWARYADARTRTTEPAVDRPADIADQVAGLPAVGAGALLYPDTFPNVHEPEHVSAAALASLAAERLDKGEELPAPRPLYLRRPDAQVPKNYKVVTPK